Proteins encoded by one window of Geobacter sp. DSM 9736:
- a CDS encoding CheR family methyltransferase yields MTQRRISEELLLRFSEYISLHMGLRFPRERHSDLMRGIGWASREFGFDDDEDCVRWLMQAPLSKHQVEILASHLTIGETYFFRDPKMFETLERDVFPPLIRDRRGNGRHLRIWSAGCATGEEPYSVAILLSRLLPDMEEWNITILGTDINPGFLRKAREGIYGDWSFRSVAPRIRERYFTAVAPRRYRIVPSLQDCVTFSYLNLADDLYPSLLNRTNAMDLIFCRNVLMYFTQQQQADVVRKFHRCLVHRGILAASPTESSPSVFSPFSEMRLPGWVYYVKEGEDGRVRPAPPSSRVSAPQMTISQQRPIVAPPGSAARKAPEPAPPPPPSDLYRDAEEAYRSGRYGDAEEMLKELMVRDARSSVIELMARVQANLGRLQRARELCEQAISGDKLNAGLYVLLATILQEMDLAEEEDLALKRALYLDHDLIVAHFARGNLALRRTARREADRHFGYALLVLERMGRDDVVPLTEGITAGRMREMITTAMTGRTAV; encoded by the coding sequence ATGACCCAACGCCGGATCTCCGAAGAACTCCTCCTCAGGTTCAGCGAGTACATCTCGTTGCACATGGGGCTCCGTTTCCCGCGGGAGCGGCATTCGGACCTGATGAGAGGCATCGGGTGGGCTTCCAGGGAATTCGGGTTCGACGACGACGAGGATTGCGTGCGGTGGCTGATGCAGGCCCCCCTGTCGAAACACCAGGTGGAGATCCTGGCCAGCCACCTCACCATCGGGGAAACCTACTTTTTCCGGGACCCTAAAATGTTCGAAACTCTGGAGCGGGATGTATTCCCGCCACTGATCCGCGACCGCAGGGGCAACGGCAGGCACCTCCGCATCTGGTCCGCGGGCTGCGCCACGGGTGAGGAACCGTACTCGGTGGCCATACTCCTGAGCCGGCTGCTGCCTGACATGGAAGAATGGAACATCACGATCCTGGGAACCGACATAAACCCTGGCTTCCTGCGAAAGGCCAGGGAAGGGATCTATGGCGACTGGTCGTTCCGCTCCGTCGCGCCCCGGATCAGGGAGCGCTACTTCACTGCGGTGGCTCCCAGACGCTACCGGATCGTTCCCAGCCTCCAGGACTGCGTAACCTTCTCCTATCTGAACCTGGCCGACGACCTGTACCCTTCTCTCCTGAACCGCACCAACGCCATGGACTTAATCTTCTGCCGCAACGTCCTGATGTACTTCACGCAACAGCAGCAGGCGGACGTGGTGCGCAAGTTCCACCGTTGCCTCGTTCACCGGGGCATTCTGGCGGCCAGCCCCACCGAGTCCTCCCCCTCTGTATTTTCACCCTTTTCGGAGATGAGGCTTCCTGGGTGGGTCTATTACGTCAAGGAGGGGGAGGATGGTCGGGTTCGACCCGCTCCGCCATCCTCGCGGGTCTCGGCTCCGCAAATGACGATCTCCCAGCAGAGACCGATTGTAGCGCCCCCCGGTTCGGCGGCGCGCAAAGCCCCGGAACCGGCTCCGCCTCCCCCCCCTTCCGATCTCTACAGGGACGCTGAAGAGGCCTACCGCAGCGGGCGCTACGGCGATGCGGAAGAGATGCTGAAAGAGCTTATGGTGCGTGACGCACGCAGCAGCGTCATTGAGCTGATGGCAAGGGTGCAGGCAAATCTGGGACGGCTGCAGCGTGCACGCGAGCTGTGCGAACAGGCAATATCGGGTGACAAGCTTAACGCGGGCCTCTATGTGCTTCTGGCGACGATACTCCAGGAAATGGACCTGGCCGAAGAGGAGGACCTGGCCCTGAAGCGGGCGCTCTACCTGGACCATGACCTGATAGTCGCCCACTTTGCCAGGGGGAACCTGGCTCTGCGGAGGACGGCGCGCCGCGAGGCGGACCGGCATTTCGGATACGCCCTTCTGGTGCTGGAACGAATGGGGCGCGACGATGTAGTCCCGCTTACGGAGGGAATCACAGCGGGAAGGATGCGGGAGATGATCACCACCGCCATGACCGGAAGAACGGCTGTATAG
- a CDS encoding chemotaxis protein CheW, with protein MKEFSGEDTGSIDWRAVHARLEEAAVRAGQEWLPDQEARRRILEKRARDLARPPERREPEETLHILDFLLGEHQYGIDIGYVREVHPLRDLVPLPCTPPFIAGIMNIRGMLLSLTDLEIFFGISGERRREGAGIIILSTGGMELGVLADRILGVRMLPRKALQEGAGSAGINSAYIKGMTEDRTAVLDVAAILADPRLIVNEEAG; from the coding sequence GTGAAGGAGTTCAGCGGAGAAGATACCGGATCCATCGACTGGCGGGCGGTTCATGCCCGCCTTGAAGAGGCGGCGGTCAGAGCCGGGCAGGAATGGTTGCCTGACCAGGAAGCGCGGCGCCGAATACTGGAGAAGCGGGCGCGGGACCTGGCACGTCCTCCGGAACGGAGGGAGCCGGAAGAAACGTTGCATATCCTGGACTTCCTCCTCGGTGAGCATCAGTACGGTATCGATATCGGGTACGTCCGGGAAGTCCATCCGCTCCGGGATCTGGTTCCCCTCCCCTGCACGCCCCCCTTCATCGCGGGGATCATGAACATCAGGGGGATGCTCCTGTCGCTGACTGACCTCGAAATCTTTTTCGGCATCTCAGGAGAGAGGAGGAGGGAGGGCGCGGGGATCATCATACTAAGCACCGGCGGTATGGAGCTCGGCGTCTTGGCCGACCGTATTCTCGGCGTCCGGATGCTGCCCCGCAAGGCGCTCCAGGAAGGAGCCGGTTCCGCCGGAATTAACAGCGCATACATCAAGGGAATGACGGAAGACCGTACAGCAGTTCTCGACGTTGCCGCCATCCTGGCGGACCCGCGTCTGATCGTGAACGAAGAAGCGGGATGA
- a CDS encoding response regulator translates to MNSGNPGRTMEILLVEDNEADAFLMQEVLKETPVRTAVHLANDGEEGLDFLHRRGSHVAAPRPDLVILDLNLPRKDGRELLAEVKRDPELKTIPIVVLTTSESEEDIMRSYMLHANCYITKPVGITQLFDMVKSMEDFWFGIAKLPPSR, encoded by the coding sequence ATGAATAGCGGCAATCCGGGCAGAACCATGGAGATCCTCCTGGTGGAGGATAACGAGGCGGACGCTTTCCTCATGCAGGAAGTGCTGAAGGAAACGCCGGTGCGGACGGCGGTGCATCTGGCAAACGACGGCGAGGAAGGGCTCGACTTTCTGCACCGGCGGGGAAGCCATGTGGCGGCCCCTCGGCCCGACCTCGTAATCCTCGACCTGAACCTTCCCCGGAAGGATGGGCGGGAGCTGCTTGCCGAGGTAAAGAGGGACCCTGAACTGAAAACGATACCCATCGTCGTCCTCACCACCTCCGAATCGGAGGAGGACATCATGAGAAGCTATATGCTCCACGCCAACTGCTACATCACCAAACCGGTGGGGATAACTCAGCTTTTCGATATGGTGAAGAGCATGGAGGATTTCTGGTTCGGGATAGCCAAGCTCCCGCCGAGCCGGTAG
- a CDS encoding response regulator, whose amino-acid sequence MDDRDAEFLKRLLETFKAEGAEHLEVIASSLLELERNMPAEEAERVVEIIFREAHSMKGAARSVNLSGIERICQSLESVFAALKKKELTLSPRLFDILHRAVNLLYAMLASPEDDSAERGPAREIVSGLSDIITRREETPVAEVPPLSPAEGVPPPQAAHLLMAETVRVAKTKLDLLLLQGEGFLALKQAAAQRSSEMAGAAVAAAELANEWSVLQGEMKDSEVRNSPRLQQVSERLASLSGALGKMNNRLDQDRRSAAMMIDTLLDTLKSVSMFPFSSLLDMMGKVVRDLAHDQGKQVRLLVTGGEIEADRRILDEMREPLIHLVRNCIDHGIENPEERRASGKDETGELRIEIGYREGQWIELIVADDGKGIDPERVKNSAVRLGLISPEEAERLNEEGVASLMFRSGVSASRMITEISGRGLGLAIVRERVERLGGSIGCETAGGKGTLFRILLPLTLATFRGLLVRCGERHFVIPSTAVRRTARVGADEIRRNTVIANGRIIPVALLETVLELAAHGSAATSPFARLVILGAGGERVAFRVDEVLHEQEVLVKHLGPQLPRVRNVLAATILGNGEVVPILNVPDLIKSALRAPPPPAPEAHEEEAERKVKSILVVEDSITSRSLLKNILQAAGYAVRTAVDGVEGFRTLQEADFDLVVSDVDMPGMNGFELTAKIRSDRRLASLPVIIVTSLASREDQERGIDAGASAYLVKSSFDQSNLLEVIRRLL is encoded by the coding sequence ATGGACGACCGTGATGCCGAATTCCTGAAAAGACTTCTCGAAACCTTCAAGGCGGAGGGGGCGGAGCACCTGGAGGTAATCGCATCATCCCTCCTGGAGCTTGAAAGGAACATGCCCGCCGAAGAAGCGGAACGGGTGGTGGAAATCATCTTCCGTGAAGCGCACAGCATGAAGGGTGCCGCTCGCTCCGTGAACCTGTCGGGAATCGAGCGGATCTGCCAGTCGCTGGAGAGCGTTTTCGCCGCCCTGAAGAAAAAGGAGCTCACACTTTCCCCCCGACTCTTCGACATCCTTCACCGCGCAGTCAACCTGCTTTATGCCATGCTGGCCTCCCCTGAGGATGATTCGGCGGAACGCGGCCCCGCCCGGGAAATCGTCAGCGGGCTCAGCGACATCATCACCCGCAGGGAGGAGACTCCCGTTGCAGAAGTCCCCCCCCTTTCTCCGGCAGAGGGGGTCCCCCCCCCTCAGGCAGCCCATCTGCTCATGGCCGAGACGGTGCGGGTAGCAAAGACCAAGCTCGATTTGCTCCTCCTTCAGGGGGAGGGGTTCCTGGCTCTCAAGCAGGCAGCGGCCCAGCGGTCGTCGGAGATGGCGGGAGCGGCCGTTGCCGCGGCGGAACTGGCCAATGAATGGTCGGTGCTCCAGGGAGAGATGAAAGATTCGGAGGTTCGGAACTCACCCCGTCTGCAGCAGGTGTCGGAAAGGCTGGCGTCCCTTTCCGGCGCCCTCGGAAAGATGAACAACCGGCTCGACCAGGACAGGCGCTCCGCCGCCATGATGATCGACACGCTCCTCGACACCCTCAAGTCCGTCTCGATGTTCCCCTTCTCGTCACTCCTCGACATGATGGGAAAAGTCGTCCGGGATCTGGCACACGACCAGGGGAAGCAGGTGAGGCTTCTGGTCACCGGGGGGGAGATAGAAGCGGACCGGCGCATCCTGGACGAGATGCGGGAACCCCTCATACATCTGGTCCGCAACTGCATCGATCACGGCATCGAGAACCCCGAAGAACGGAGAGCGAGCGGAAAGGACGAAACCGGGGAACTGCGCATCGAGATCGGATACAGGGAGGGGCAATGGATAGAGCTGATAGTGGCCGATGACGGAAAGGGGATCGATCCGGAAAGGGTAAAAAACTCGGCGGTGCGCCTCGGATTGATATCCCCCGAGGAAGCCGAGCGGCTCAACGAAGAGGGGGTTGCATCGCTGATGTTCCGCTCAGGTGTCTCCGCAAGCCGGATGATCACAGAGATCTCCGGGCGCGGGCTGGGGCTGGCAATCGTACGGGAGCGGGTGGAACGTCTTGGAGGCTCCATCGGTTGCGAAACGGCCGGGGGAAAGGGAACTCTTTTCCGCATCCTCCTCCCCCTCACGTTGGCAACATTCCGGGGGCTGCTGGTCAGGTGCGGCGAGCGGCATTTCGTCATACCCTCCACCGCCGTCAGGCGGACGGCCCGTGTGGGGGCCGACGAAATCCGCAGGAACACGGTTATCGCCAACGGGAGGATCATTCCGGTGGCGCTCCTGGAAACGGTACTGGAGCTTGCTGCGCATGGCTCCGCCGCCACCTCACCCTTTGCGAGGCTCGTCATCCTCGGCGCAGGAGGTGAACGTGTAGCCTTCCGCGTGGACGAGGTTCTCCATGAGCAGGAGGTGCTCGTAAAACATCTGGGCCCCCAGTTGCCTAGGGTCAGGAACGTTCTGGCCGCTACCATTCTGGGCAACGGTGAGGTCGTCCCGATTCTCAACGTGCCGGACCTGATAAAATCAGCTCTGCGGGCGCCCCCCCCACCGGCTCCCGAGGCTCATGAAGAAGAGGCGGAGAGGAAGGTGAAATCGATCCTCGTGGTCGAAGATTCCATCACCTCGCGGTCGCTTCTCAAGAACATCCTGCAGGCGGCAGGGTACGCTGTCCGCACCGCGGTGGACGGCGTGGAGGGATTCAGGACCCTTCAGGAAGCAGACTTCGATCTCGTCGTTTCCGATGTCGACATGCCCGGAATGAACGGGTTCGAGCTGACGGCGAAGATCAGGAGCGACCGCCGTCTGGCTTCACTGCCGGTGATAATAGTAACCTCCCTCGCCTCCCGGGAGGACCAGGAGCGGGGCATCGACGCGGGAGCAAGCGCATACCTGGTGAAAAGCAGCTTCGACCAGAGCAACCTCCTGGAAGTGATCAGGAGGCTGCTGTGA
- a CDS encoding methyl-accepting chemotaxis protein has protein sequence MRWFHDITARSKFTLSFTVMILLLAAVVLTSYYGIRQIEASQRRIYEMDFATALELKDIRTNQFATRAHTIEMASSDDRLLRDRSLQEIRKQTENNDELFTRLEKRLQNEPVFFPRLKELMSLRKEFVQTRFEQEIPLIMAGEAEKAKLLLFGVQQERNRQMGAVTDDLITQIQKRAEGEISAASKSVDRLGRIFTTISAMALVAAIFLTTLLNRAISDPLKELTARAQAIASGDFSTPEIPRERHDEVGQLTLAFQQMNGYLGRVAEMAEQVASGNLSAVLGVQSQRDSLGRALTTMSDALRTMTAEIQDAVNIIANSAGQILSSTTQVAASVTETASAVVETTTTTEEVRQTSEVSTEKANRVAEAAQRAVQISESGSSTVEEVAERMKGIRQQMESIAGRIIMLSEQSQAIGEIIATVNDLAEQSNLLAVNAAIEAAKAGEHGKGFSVVAQEVKNLAEQSKQATAQVRTILNDIQKATSAAVLATEQGSKTVDEGVHQSIRAGESIRSLSASIVEAAEAASQIAASSQQQLIGMEQVLTAMENIKQASEQNVMGTRQVEAAARNIHQLGGKLKELVSRYRI, from the coding sequence ATGAGGTGGTTCCACGACATAACGGCACGAAGCAAATTCACCCTCTCCTTCACAGTGATGATCCTTCTACTCGCCGCCGTGGTGCTTACCTCGTACTACGGCATCAGGCAGATCGAGGCTTCACAGCGGCGGATATACGAGATGGATTTCGCAACCGCCCTCGAGCTCAAGGACATCCGGACAAACCAGTTCGCCACAAGGGCACACACTATCGAGATGGCTTCCAGCGATGACCGTCTCTTACGGGACCGCTCGCTTCAGGAGATCCGGAAACAGACGGAGAATAACGATGAGCTTTTCACGCGTCTTGAGAAACGCCTGCAGAACGAGCCGGTGTTCTTCCCCCGTCTCAAGGAACTTATGTCGTTACGCAAGGAGTTCGTTCAGACGAGATTCGAGCAGGAGATACCGCTCATAATGGCCGGCGAGGCGGAGAAGGCGAAGCTGCTTCTCTTCGGCGTCCAGCAGGAGCGAAACAGGCAGATGGGAGCCGTGACCGACGACCTTATCACCCAGATCCAGAAACGGGCGGAGGGTGAAATCAGTGCAGCGTCGAAAAGCGTGGACAGGCTCGGAAGGATCTTCACTACGATAAGCGCCATGGCGCTGGTTGCGGCAATTTTCCTCACCACCCTCCTCAACCGCGCCATCTCCGATCCGCTGAAAGAACTTACTGCACGCGCGCAGGCAATAGCTTCGGGGGATTTCAGCACCCCGGAGATACCCAGGGAGCGGCACGACGAGGTCGGCCAGCTGACTCTGGCATTCCAGCAGATGAACGGCTACCTGGGACGCGTGGCCGAGATGGCGGAGCAGGTCGCATCGGGAAATCTCTCCGCCGTATTGGGTGTCCAGTCGCAGCGAGACAGCCTAGGCCGGGCTCTCACCACCATGTCGGACGCGCTCAGGACGATGACGGCGGAAATCCAGGACGCAGTCAACATCATCGCCAACTCCGCCGGGCAGATACTCTCCTCGACCACCCAGGTAGCGGCCAGCGTTACCGAGACCGCTTCCGCCGTTGTAGAAACGACAACCACCACCGAAGAGGTGCGGCAGACCTCGGAGGTTTCCACCGAGAAGGCCAACCGGGTGGCGGAAGCCGCCCAAAGGGCGGTGCAGATATCCGAGTCCGGCAGCAGCACGGTGGAGGAGGTGGCCGAGAGGATGAAGGGAATCCGCCAACAGATGGAATCCATCGCCGGGCGGATCATCATGCTGAGCGAACAGAGCCAGGCCATCGGGGAAATCATCGCAACGGTGAACGACCTGGCGGAGCAGTCGAACCTGCTGGCGGTCAATGCCGCCATAGAGGCGGCCAAGGCGGGGGAACACGGAAAAGGGTTTTCAGTCGTCGCCCAGGAAGTGAAGAACCTCGCCGAACAATCGAAGCAGGCCACCGCCCAGGTGCGCACCATCCTCAACGACATACAGAAAGCGACCAGCGCCGCGGTACTGGCGACGGAGCAGGGGAGCAAGACCGTGGACGAAGGGGTGCATCAGTCCATACGAGCAGGCGAATCGATCAGGAGTCTCTCCGCGAGCATAGTGGAAGCTGCGGAAGCCGCCTCCCAGATTGCCGCCTCCAGCCAGCAGCAACTGATAGGGATGGAACAGGTTCTCACCGCGATGGAGAACATCAAGCAGGCGAGCGAACAGAACGTGATGGGCACCCGGCAGGTGGAAGCGGCGGCACGCAACATCCACCAGCTGGGGGGGAAGCTGAAAGAGCTGGTATCGAGGTACCGCATCTAG
- a CDS encoding ATP-binding protein, with protein sequence MDGNHRTGDPGCSQREAQLADEVRRLGGLLEKIRHFSGELDRINSLIHSALDFDEIMQQVVVETARGVGAESAVIYMPEAERWVPRYTYGMPREEVDGALAETEVRYSVWACRERRTVVIDDALNDERADRQTNERYGIRALIDAAIMVGEDMIGDFSLHYHTPGRTFSDLEIDFVNRVAASLGLALKNAILFRERSQAEQALRETEMYFRCLSESGIFGIAYFELDGRVVGANGPWLSLVGFTREELDRGEIRWDRLTPPEWMGRTLAAMEELEATGRMAPYEKEYLRKDGTRFWGLFAGTKLDGRSEAMAITIDITGRKSAEQWMAREKGLGDCLNGINSLLMSTHDADTIIEKSIAEAAVCIGADMVTVAMFQAGEWIIRYVHNLSRDMLGASFPMEELRAFTLVRRTGRTYVCPDVEADRQLNRRLAGEHGARSLLIVPLISRGEVFGVLGYGWRKTGFTPAGDIDFTEKVAASASLALENARLFSEAEKLTLRLNGIISSITDAYFVLDQEWRLVEINEHAERLFGRPAAGLLGKVFWEEFPRVVGSEFHRHYLAAMQENRPVHFEGRSRINDRWHEVHAYPRDGLLEVYYRDITERKEAEEALRQTLAELARSNRELEQFAYVASHDLQEPLRMISGYMGLLQRKYADMLDDKARQYIGFAVDGTTRMQKLVEGLLGYSRISQGAAFGPVDAAAACRAAIDNLQAAVKEAEAVVTTDTLPTVWGDEIQILQLLQNLIGNALKYRRADAPPRIHLSCSREEADWVFSVSDNGIGIEPRFFDRIFQVFQRLHTQDEYPGTGIGLASCKKIVERHGGRIWVESTPGKGTTFFFSIPAREDQTEG encoded by the coding sequence ATGGACGGTAACCACAGAACAGGCGATCCGGGATGCAGCCAGCGGGAAGCGCAGCTCGCCGACGAAGTGCGGCGGCTGGGGGGGCTCCTGGAGAAGATCCGCCACTTCAGCGGCGAACTGGACCGCATCAACTCCCTCATCCACTCGGCCCTCGACTTCGACGAGATCATGCAGCAGGTGGTCGTGGAGACGGCGCGGGGGGTGGGAGCGGAGTCGGCGGTAATCTACATGCCGGAGGCGGAGCGGTGGGTTCCCCGGTACACCTACGGGATGCCGCGTGAGGAGGTCGACGGTGCGCTGGCGGAGACCGAAGTGCGCTATTCGGTGTGGGCATGCCGCGAGCGGCGAACGGTTGTGATCGATGACGCCCTCAACGACGAACGTGCCGACCGGCAGACCAATGAGCGCTACGGCATCAGGGCGCTTATCGATGCGGCGATAATGGTCGGAGAGGATATGATCGGCGATTTCTCCCTCCACTATCACACCCCCGGCCGCACCTTTTCCGACCTGGAAATCGATTTCGTGAACAGGGTCGCCGCGTCCCTGGGCCTTGCCCTCAAAAACGCCATTCTCTTTCGGGAACGGTCACAGGCGGAACAGGCGCTGCGGGAGACCGAGATGTATTTCCGCTGCCTGAGCGAAAGCGGCATTTTCGGCATCGCCTACTTCGAGCTTGACGGCCGCGTGGTGGGAGCAAACGGTCCATGGCTCTCCCTGGTCGGCTTCACAAGGGAAGAACTCGACCGGGGAGAGATACGCTGGGACCGCCTGACGCCTCCGGAATGGATGGGCCGAACCCTGGCGGCAATGGAGGAACTGGAGGCGACGGGACGGATGGCCCCGTACGAGAAGGAGTACCTCCGCAAGGACGGCACCAGGTTCTGGGGGCTTTTTGCGGGTACGAAGCTCGACGGCAGAAGCGAAGCCATGGCGATCACCATCGACATAACCGGCAGAAAGAGCGCCGAACAGTGGATGGCCAGGGAGAAGGGGCTTGGCGACTGCCTGAACGGCATCAACTCTCTTCTCATGTCCACCCACGACGCCGACACGATCATCGAGAAGAGCATTGCCGAAGCCGCCGTCTGCATAGGCGCCGACATGGTTACAGTCGCCATGTTCCAGGCAGGCGAATGGATAATCCGGTACGTGCATAACCTGTCTCGCGACATGCTCGGCGCATCCTTTCCCATGGAGGAGCTCCGCGCGTTCACCCTGGTCCGTCGGACGGGAAGAACGTATGTCTGTCCCGATGTCGAGGCGGACAGGCAACTGAACCGGAGGCTTGCCGGCGAGCATGGGGCGCGTTCCCTCCTGATCGTGCCCCTCATCAGCCGGGGAGAGGTCTTCGGCGTGCTGGGATACGGGTGGAGAAAGACTGGCTTCACGCCTGCCGGCGACATAGACTTCACGGAGAAAGTAGCGGCGTCGGCATCGCTGGCCCTTGAAAACGCGCGGCTCTTCTCCGAGGCGGAGAAGCTGACCCTGCGGCTCAACGGGATCATTTCGAGCATCACCGACGCCTACTTCGTCCTCGACCAGGAATGGAGGCTGGTGGAGATCAACGAACATGCGGAAAGGCTCTTCGGAAGGCCTGCCGCAGGACTCTTGGGCAAGGTGTTCTGGGAAGAGTTCCCCCGGGTGGTGGGAAGCGAATTCCACCGGCACTACCTCGCGGCCATGCAGGAGAACCGACCGGTGCATTTCGAGGGACGCTCCCGGATAAACGACAGGTGGCACGAAGTCCACGCCTATCCGCGGGATGGGCTCCTGGAGGTCTACTACCGGGACATTACCGAAAGGAAGGAAGCGGAGGAGGCCCTTCGGCAGACCCTGGCGGAACTTGCCCGTTCAAACCGTGAACTGGAACAGTTCGCCTACGTCGCCTCCCACGACCTCCAGGAGCCGCTCCGGATGATCTCCGGCTACATGGGTCTGCTGCAGCGCAAATACGCCGACATGCTCGACGACAAGGCGCGGCAGTACATAGGTTTCGCAGTGGATGGGACGACGAGGATGCAGAAACTGGTAGAAGGCCTCCTCGGCTATTCGAGAATCTCCCAGGGAGCAGCCTTCGGCCCGGTGGATGCCGCCGCGGCATGCAGGGCCGCCATCGACAACCTGCAGGCCGCCGTCAAGGAGGCGGAAGCTGTCGTCACCACCGATACCCTCCCTACAGTGTGGGGGGATGAGATACAGATTCTCCAGCTCCTGCAGAACCTGATAGGTAACGCCCTCAAGTACCGCAGGGCCGATGCGCCCCCCCGCATTCACCTTTCCTGCAGCAGAGAGGAGGCGGACTGGGTCTTCTCCGTTTCCGACAACGGCATAGGGATCGAGCCCCGCTTTTTCGACAGGATATTTCAGGTCTTCCAGCGGCTACACACCCAGGACGAGTACCCCGGCACCGGCATCGGCCTCGCCTCCTGCAAGAAGATCGTCGAGCGCCATGGCGGACGTATCTGGGTTGAGTCCACACCGGGAAAAGGCACGACCTTCTTCTTTTCCATCCCCGCTCGGGAGGATCAGACAGAAGGCTGA
- a CDS encoding chemotaxis protein CheW produces the protein METPRLRRSGEPERREERLVLFSVEGHRLALPLRVVEKVVQAVEVTPLPGAPEEVAGVIDIAGTITLVIDLRRRLGIPPREILLTDQLLIARTPRRMAALLVDSVEGVLPGGRLAPASQILSGLEAVEGVLTLPDGLVVIHDLDILLAPLDGALPADSGGGP, from the coding sequence ATGGAGACGCCGCGCCTCAGAAGATCAGGAGAGCCCGAAAGGAGAGAAGAGCGTCTCGTTCTATTCTCCGTCGAAGGGCACCGGCTCGCTCTCCCCCTGCGAGTGGTGGAAAAAGTCGTGCAGGCAGTGGAGGTGACCCCTCTTCCGGGAGCGCCTGAAGAGGTTGCTGGAGTAATCGATATAGCGGGGACAATAACACTGGTAATCGACCTGCGGCGACGTCTCGGCATCCCCCCCCGCGAGATTCTCCTCACGGATCAGCTCCTCATCGCGAGAACCCCGCGCCGCATGGCGGCACTACTGGTCGATTCGGTCGAAGGAGTCCTCCCCGGGGGGCGCTTGGCACCCGCATCGCAGATACTCTCCGGCCTTGAGGCCGTTGAAGGTGTTCTCACCCTGCCCGACGGCCTCGTCGTCATCCACGACCTCGACATTCTCCTCGCCCCCCTGGACGGTGCGCTTCCCGCCGACAGCGGAGGGGGACCATGA